From the Glutamicibacter halophytocola genome, the window GAGCGGGCAAACCACAGGGCATGCTTGCCATTGAAGGTTTGGGTGCCAGGGGCGAACCAGTGGGTGCGCACGGTGCTGTTGGGGTAGTACTTGCCGTTGTATGGAACCCAGCCGCCGGAATTGATGGTGACTCCGCCCAGGGCGTCGACAAACTGCTCAAATCCTGCCATGTCCACCATGACGTAGCCCTGCACGGGCAGTCCGGTAGTTCCTTCCAGGGCATCCATGGCCGCCTGCGCGCCTACATTCTTCACGGACGCCGGGAAAGCATCAGCATGCTCGTCAGCCGCGTTGCGGTAGATGGCATTGAAGATGCAATCGTTACCGCAGTTGTAGCCGTCGGGCCAGATCTTTTTCATTGGCGAGTCATCTGCAAAGCGCGCGCCTTGGAAGTTACGCGGCACCGAGATCAGCAGGGTCTTGCCGGTCTTGGCATCCACCGAAAGCAGTGCCACCGAGTCGGTGCGCACACCCTCTCGGTTGGATCCCGAGTCAGCGCCGAACACCGCGATGTTGTAACGGCCATCGATCGGGTCAAAAGCAGGTCCTTCATCGAAGACCGAGACAATGGTCTCGCGTCCGGTATTCAACAAGGACGCACCGTAGATGAACACGCCACTGGTGGCGACCACCGCGGCCAGCGTGAAAACGGTAACGATGGCGCGCATGCCGGGAGCCAGCATGCCGGGCCGAATGATTACCAGGGTATTGATGAACATGATGAACCAGCCGACAGCCAAGCTGCCGAGCACGATGATCAGGAACAGCTGGAAGTTCGGGTGCGCTACCCAGCCGAGGATGACCGACCGGTTGATGAAGTAGATTGCCAGGATGCCAAGAATGGCGACCCAGCACAGCATCGTAATGGAGACCGCAAGCCTTCCGAGCTTTCGATTGCCGGCAACCAGCTGAGCGCTGCCCGGGAAGAAGATGGTCAGAAGAACCAAGATCAGCGCACGTTTGCTGCGTTGCGGAGCGCTAATTGTCTCCGGCTGGCGCAACGGACTCGGTGCGCGGTGACTGGCAGAACCCATGTACTTGTTTGACTTTCCCTAGGAAGCGAAATTCTCGTTGGCTACTTCATCGCGCAGTGCAGCGCCCTTGGCGTGGGCTGACTCGCGCAGTGAATCTGCGAACTGAAGCAACTTTACCTGCAACGACTGTGCAAGCTCATCCGTTCCCGCGGCTAGGGTGCGCACCGCGAGCAAGCCTGCGTTGCGTGCACCGCCAATGGAAACAGTTGCGACGGGGACTCCTGCTGGCATCTGGACGATGGACAACAGAGAATCCATTCCATCAAGCTTAGCCAGTGGAACTGGAACTCCGATGACAGGCAGCGGAGTAACAGCTGCGAGCATGCCGGGCAAGTGGGCCGCGCCGCCTGCTCCAGCAATGATCACGCGCAACCCGCGCTCATGTGCCTTTTTGCCGTACTCGATCATCTCGGTTGGCATCCGGTGGGCGGAGACCACGTCGGCTTCGAATGGAATTCCGAACTCGGCCAGGGCCTGGGCAGCCAGGCGCATTACTGGCCAATCGGAATCCGAACCCATGACCAGGCCGACAAGAGGTGCTTCAGACATCAGATTTATCCTTGGTTGTGTCATTGGCAAGAGCCACTGCGCCGTTGCGCGCAGTGGCTCTTGCCGGAATATCAGGTTAGTTCTTGGAGTCGACGCCGTCGCGGATCAGCGCGGCAACTTTGTTTGCCTGCACGCGAAGTTCATCTACGGTTTGCCCGGCATTTGCCACCACGTTCACATGCCCGATCTTTCGGCCCGGGCGAACGGACTTGCCGTAGGCGTGCACCTTGACCTCGGGGGCCGCGGCCAGTGCAGCGCTGAATGCCGAGTAGAGGTCCTGGTTGGCGCCGCCGAGGTAGTTCTTCATGACGGTGACCCCCAGCTCGCGGGTGTCGCCCAGCGGAAGATCAAGGACGGCACGCAGGTGCTGCTCAAACTGGCTGGTGACCGAACCATTCATGGTCCAGTGCCCGGTATTGTGCGGGCGCATCGCCAATTCATTAATGACATAGCCGGCTCCCTGGCCGGGAGTCTCGAACAGCTCCGCGGCCATGACGCCGGTCACTCCGAATTCGTTGGCGATCCGCAGGGCCGCCTCGGCGGCGCTGCGTGCGGTGGCCTCGTCAAGGTCCTGGGCCGGGGCGATCACTTCGTCGCAGACCCCGTCAACCTGAATGGTGTGGACTACTGGCCAGGCTTTGGCTTCGCCGGAAGGGGTGCGCGCCACCAGGGCGGAGAGCTCACGGGAGAAGCCGACCTTGTCCTCGGCCAGCAATGGGCCGTTGGCAAACCAGTCGGCGGCGTCTTTGGCATCTTGGATGCTATCGAGCATGCGCACGCCCTTGCCGTCGTAGCCGCCCCTCGGGGTCTTGAGCACAATGGGCCAGCCGGTCTGTTCGCCGAAGCTGATCAGCTCCTCGACGTTCTCCACCTTGGCCCAGGCCGGGTTGGGAAGGCCCAAGCGTTCAATGGCCTCGCGCATCACCAGCTTGTCCTGGGCATGGATCAGTGCCGCGGGGCGAGGCTGGATATTGACACCCTCGTTGATCAGCGTGGTCAAAAATTCGTTGGGGACATGCTCGTGGTCAAAGGTGACTACGTCCTTGCCCTTGGCAAAAGCGCGCAGGGTATCGAGGTCCTTGTAGTCACCTACCGGTGCGTCAGGAACACTTCGGGCAGCCGAAACTTCAGGCCCTTCGGCCAGAATATGAAGTTCGAATCCTAGGTTCAGGGCCTCAGGGGCCATCATTCGGGCTAGCTGCCCGCCACCAATCACGCCAATTTTTGGAAAGCTCACGTTATCTAGGGTATCGAAAGCGCGGATCAGATTCGCATGCGAGATGTCTGATTACTCTCACAATTCGGACAATCCTCAGAAATTGGCGATAAAATAGCTAGATCGCGTGCTTCAAGTTGTACTTTGTGCGCCCTGTTACTGCTAGCCAGACGGGAATCTCATTCCCTGGAGGACCCTTGCTCGAACGCATCAAATCAAAAATTGCCGGACTCATCTCGCTGTTCTGGCGTGAAGTTGCGAAGTTCGGCGTCGTTGGTGGAGTCGCGTTCATCATTGACTCGGGCATCTATGTCTGGCTGCTGCATGGCTCAATGAGCGACTCGCAGGTCAAGGCAAAAATTATTGCCGGTGTCGTGGCAACCATTTTCTCGTGGGTGGCCAATCGCTATTGGACCTTCCGCCATCGCCGCCAAGCCAACGTGGTGCGCGAGCTGGTGATGTTCATCATCATGAATGCCATCGGCCTGGGCATTGCCGCAGCCTGTGTGTGGGTCACCAAATACTGGATGGGCCTGACCGACCCGACCTCGGTGTTCATCGCCGGTTCGGTGGTCGGTTTGATCCTGGGCACCATATTCCGCTTCTTCGCCTACCGGTTCTGGGTCTTTGGCAAGGAAATGGACCAGGAGGAAGAGTTCGCTCACGATCACGAACTTCTCGGACGGCCTAAAACCGATATCGGTGCGGCTGCGAATGGATCCACTGGTCCAACCGATACCGGTTCCACGCCGAAGGTCTTGCGCTAGCTGGCAGGCTCGTAGTCGAAACTGATGCGTTCGCCTTCACGCAGGCGCTCAGTGACTTCCACGCCGTCTTCCACAAGAACCACTGCATCACCGGCTGCCCACTGGCTCACCAGATAGGGGAGGAGGGGCAGCAGCGGTTGCTGTGCGCGCACCAGAATGGTGCCCCGTGCTGGAACGGAACTCCCAAAAAGCTCATTGAGCGTCATAGCAGAACCGCCAGTGGCGGCCAGTGCCGTTGCGGAAGAAGCAACAGCTGACGGGTAGAACTGGTCGCCATATGAACGCACCGAAGCATTAAAGTCCTCTGCGACGGGGCCGAGATCCGAGCCGAAGGACAGCGCGAGAGCTGCCGGGTTCACGGCGAGGATTTCACTGCTTGCGGGAATGCGTTCATCATTGGGTTCGGAGCTGATCCACAGCGCGGCATGAGCTGCGTCGCTGTGTTCGGCGTCAACGAGTGTAGCGCCATGGTGCAAAGCAGCCAGAGCGAGCACCACGGATTTCCAGTGCGGGGCGAGATCGATGACGACGGTGGTCTCTTCGTCGAGGTCAAAAAGATCACTGAGCAAATTGGCGCTTTTAGCTACCCAATTGTCAAAAACTCGACCGGAGAGCTCGATGCGCTCACCGCTCAGTGAATGCCACGTCAGCCACGGCGAGGCCGAGGCCCGTCGCGGTGCAAGTAGATCCTCCACGAAAGTTCGTTGTGGTTGAATGCTGCTCATTGAACGTCCTTTGAAATTAGATACTGAGAATTCACCGAGAATTCAAGCAAGTGAAGACTCGCCCGTCTCATCTGCCTGTTTTGACGGCGTGTTGTGCCGAGAGTTTCCTGAGAAGTCTTCTTAGAATGACCTCCCCACTTGACTCTAGCGGAGTTACACGGATGTAATTAGAGTGTGAGTCCGGCAGGATCCCTCACATTCTCTAGATTGATGGAATAAATGCTGCCGGATGGGTAGGGACCATAGATGGCCCAATCCACTCAAACCAATCGAAAGGTCAACATCACCATGGCGAATCTGGAGCAGGGGTACTCCGAATTTTCGACCTCGGCTGTTGCGTCCGCTCAGTACGGGCTCGAAGACGCACCGTCTGACTGGTTTGTCGACCCTCAAGCCGGTGAGTCCGCACGTGTTGCAGTAGCAGCCGATCTGGAGACCGCGGCCGACAACTATCTCAAAGAGCACGACGCGGAACTGGACGCTGAAGAAATTCCTTCAGTTGGTTCCTGGGCGCCGGAGCTCGATGAGGACGATGAAGTACGCGACACCATCAAGGCAGTATGGCTCGGTGTTGGCGGCGAAGTTGATGAAGGCGAACTGGGCTGGCAGGCCCGCGCGCTGTGCGCGCAAACTGACCCTGAAGCGTTTTTCCCTGAAAAGGGCGGCTCGACTCGCGACGCGAAACGTGTCTGCGGCGCATGTGTTGTCCGTTCTGAATGTCTAGAATATGCCTTGAGCAATGATGAGCGCTTCGGCATATGGGGAGGGCTCTCAGAGCGCGAACGTCGCCGTCTACGGAAACGAGCAATCTAATTCGTCCGCCAATTCACGTCACCGCCATCGTTGCTTCGCACGATGGCGCTGACTTTTTACCACGCACCTTAGCCGCGCTGCGCAACCAGTCCCGGCCTATTGAACGATTTGTCGGAGTCGATGCTTCTTCCTCCGATGCTTCCCTGGAGGTGCTCCAAGCCAATCTGCCTTCCAACGCAGCCCTGCTGGTAGCCGAGGAAGGGTCCTTGGGCCTGTCTCTGGAATTGGCCGTTTCACAACTGCCAGAAGCTCGGCAAGACCGTGACGAATGGCTTTGGATCATCCACGATGACTCCATGCCGGCGCCCGATGCACTTGAACACCTGACTCGTGCCGTTGAAGCATCCGAGTCCGTGTCCATCGCCGGATGCAAGTTGTTGGATATCGACAACCCCCGGCACCTGGCCGAAGTCGGCCTGAGCGTAGACCGCAAGGCCCAGCGGCTGACCATGATCGATACCGACGAAGTCGATCAAGGGCAGTACGACGGCCGCAGCGATTACTTTGCCGTTTCCTCGGCGGGCATGTTCATCCGGCGCGAAGTATTCGAGGACCTCGGCGGATTTGATCCTGCCATTCCGGGCCGTGGCGACGACGTGGATTTGTGCTGGCGAAACCGCCTGGCCGGGCACCGCGTAGTAGTGGTTCCGATAGCAAAGATGTACCACCAGGTCGAGGTTGTCGACTCCCTGGCTGGACCGCGCGAAGCGAAGCGTTCAGAAGTTTTCCAGCGCTTGAAGTTCGCCTCGCCGCTGGCATTGCCGTTCTTGTGGGTCGGCCTGCTCCTTGGAGGCATTGGCCACTTCTTGCTGGCCCTGCTCGCCAAGGATCCTGGCCATGGATTCAGCCACCTCGGTGCCGTCCTGCGTGGCCTGTTTACCCCAGGCAAGCTGGCGGCCTCGCGCCGCAATGTCGCACAGATTCGCCAGATTCCGCGCCGGCAGGTACGCAAGCTGATGACCTCGGCGGCCCAGGTTCGCGAATACCGCCGCAACCTGACTACCGGTCGCGACGACACTGAAGTCTATGGCGACGGCAGCGGCGCCGACGCCATGGTTGAGCCAAGCGGCGACAACTTCTCGGACTTCGTCCGCATCGCCCGCCCACCACGCACCACTGCGGTGCTCTCCTTGATCCTTGCCCTGTTGCTTTCGGCAGCTGCCTCGCTGATTGCCTGGCGCAATGTGCTCGGCGCTTCGGCCCTCTCCGGCGGCGCCTTGCGCCCGTTCTCGCAGAGCACAGAGGAAATCGGCGCCAATGCGCTGTCGTGGTGGCAAAGCATCTCCACCGGAGCGGGCGCGCCGCCAGATAATTCGGACGTGCTGTTCTGGCTCTTCTCGCTGGTCACGTTTGGCCACGCGAATCAAGCATCGCCCTACTTGTTCCTCGCCGCCATGCCGCTTGCCGCGCTGTCCGCCTGGTGGGGTATCGGCGCGGTGAGCCGCTCGCGCGCCGTGCGATTCTTCGCAGCACTTATTTGGGCGTTCCTTCCATCGCTGGGCTCCTCCTTGGCATCGGGCCGAATTGGCTCGGCCATGGTGCACATTCTCCTTCCGGTCTTTGTGCTCGCTGTCATGCGTTCCGTGAACGCACAGGTAGCCGTTGAAGGCGCCAAGCCCAAAACCCCCAAGCAGCAATCCGTATCCGCATGGACCGCATCAGCGTCTGCCGCCTTGCTGCTCTGGGCCATTTCCGCCGGCTCAATGGCATTCTTCCTGACCGCAACCGTGCTGGTCTACGCGCTGGCTCTCTCCTCGCTGCGCCGAGCTCGCAGCCTGTGGTGGATCCCGTTGCCTGCTGTGGTGTGGAACCTTCCTCTGCTGGTTGCCGCACTGGGCGACCCGCGCCTGTTGTTCACCGAGCCCGGTGCTGCGACAGCGTTTTCGCCTGCGTCGCCGTGGCAGATGCTGCTGGGCTTCCCGGAAGCATTTAACCCGGCGGTCGGCCTGGTGGGCTGGGACATCCTGCCAGCCGGTCCATGGGCGCTCGTAGCAGCCCTGCTGGTCGGCGCCCCGGTCATTTTCATGGCCGTTTTTGGCACGCTGAGCTCCGCATTCAGCGTCAATGCCGTCATGCGCCGGAACTCGCGGCGGCTGCTGTGGGGCGCCGTGATCGCTGTGGCCGCTGGATGGGCTGTTGGCTTCGTCCCGGTCACCATGGATTCGCACACTGCGGTCACCGCCTACACCGGTCCGTTTGTTTCCTTTGCGGTTTTCGCGTTGATCGCCGCCGCGGCGAACGCTTTGGCCGCATTGCGGCACGAGGACAAGCCGCGCGCTGTCCGCGCAGGCGCACCCCGCTTGGCCTTGGCCTTGACAGCTGCGCTCAGCGTGGTGGCCGTACTGGCCTCCGGCTCGGTGCTCCTGGCGACTCAGCTGAATCCAGCTGCCGCATCGGAATCCATGGCCAAGCTGGTGAACACCCAGCAGGTTGGCTCCTCGCAGCCGCGCACCCTGCCGGCTACAGCAGCGGATGCGGGCCGTTCGGAATTCCAGGAGCGCACCCTGGTGCTCAGTCCGCGGTCTTCCGGCGAAATCGATAGCCAGCTGGTCTCCGGCTCCGGTGAAACTCTCGATAGCATCAGCCGGTATTCGCAGGTCAAGCAGCTTCGGGGAAGCATGCTGGATCCAGAACGCAACGAAAGCTCCATTACCGCATCGGTGCAGAGCAAGGCCGTAGCCATGCTGCTTTCCGAATCGGCACTCGATTCCCGCAAGTCCCTGCGTGAGTTGGGCATCGGCTACATCGTGTTGAACGAAACCGGCGAATCGGTTCCGGCAACCGTACGCGCCCTTGACTCTGCTACCGGATTGGCCGCCGTGGGACAAACCGACAGCGGATGGCTCTGGCGTGTGGACTATGGAACCTCAGCCGGCGCCGAAGGCACCGGTTTTGCCCGCATCGTCGGCGAGGACGGCGCGGTCACCGTGCTTCCTGCCAGCCGCGGCAAGATCAGCAAGGTGCAGATCCCGGCTTCCGATTCGGAACGCACCCTGGTTCTGGCCACGGCAGCAGATCCGAAACTGCGGGCAAGCATCGACGGCGAGCAACTGCGCTCCGTGGCTTACCCGGAGGATTCGGAGACCCGCTGGGCACAGGCCTTCGAGATTCCAGCAGGCGGCGGCGAACTGTCGCTGTCGCACAAGGAAGCCATGGCAATGCCTTTCTTGATTCTGGCTTGCGTCGTCCTGCTGATTACCGTGTTGCTGGCCATTCCGGTGCCAAGCTCGCGGCGTTTCGCGAACTACCGCAATAGCGAGTACCGGTTCCGCGAACCCCGCGCAGAGGACGAAGCACTGGCTGACGCCTCTGAGGTTCTCGCCGCGGCCGAAGTGCACAGCCCCCCTGCGGCCACTGGCATGCTTCCACAGAGCCGACGCGAAGCCCGTGAACGGGCCAGCGAGATCCGAGACAACTTGACCCCGAAGCTCAACGACCGGATATCGGGCGATGACGCCGAGCAGGAGAAGAAGTAGTGAGCGACGAGAAGAACGTGAACTCAGCGGATTCTGCTGACAAGCCTGCCGAACAGGTACCCGCGCCAAAGCCAGCGGCCAGCTCCCAGGGCGCTGCAGGATCCGGGGAACAGGTATCCGCGGCGCTCTCGCGTGCCGAGCAAAAAGCCGCCAAGGCCAAAGCCAAGGTTGATGCCAAGCTCGAGAAAGCACGGGCCAAGGAAGCGCAGCTGCGTGCCAAGGCCGACGCCAAGAATGCGGCCAGGGAACAGAAGTCCCTGGAAGCCGAGCAGGAATCGGCGGCCAAGGCCGCGGCAAAGGCCCAGAAGAAGAACGCATCCCCAGCACCTGCCAAGCCCGGGGCCGAGCCAGCCCCGGCAGTTGAGCCAGCCACTGCTGGCTCGGCAAAAACCGGCCAGGCCGATCAGGGCAGCAAGGCCGAAGCCGAAGAGAAATCCGGGCCATCGGGCAACAGCCAGCCAAACGCCACCACGGCTGCGGCCGGTGCGCCCGAGGCCAAGCCGGAAGCAAAAGACCAGCCGGCCCAGGCAGCCCAGCAAAATTCTGCTGTCGCGCATCCGGCTCATAAGAGCACCGACCCAGCAGCACCAGCTGTGCCCGCGGCAGCTCACGAGCCCAAGGCCGCCCACAAGGCCGAGCCCGAACAGGCTGCCACGCCGGAGAAGCAAAAGCCGGCGGAAAGCAGCAAGGACGCGGCGGCAGACAGCCCGACTGCAAAAGCTGCCGAAGACGCTGGAACGGCAGCAGCTTCGGCTTCGCCATCGACGGAGGCTGCTTCGAAGGAACCTGCGCCGATAGCCAAGGAACCAGAAAACGCCAAGGCCGCCAAGCGCCGCCGCAAGCTGGAAAAGATTCGCGCCGCAGAGGCGGCTAAGGAAGAGCAGGCTCAACAAGCCCAGGCCACCGAAGCTGGCATTGCCAGCGAATCCGCAGCCGGCAGCGTGAACGCACGCCGCAAGAAGCTGGACAAGGCGCGAGCTGCTGCCAGCAAGGATGCTGCCACCGCATCCACCCGCAAGAAAACTGGTGCAGTGCTGTTGAGCCTGGCCGCTGTGCTTGCCGCCAGCGCCGCAGTGGGCGCAGGATCCCTGGTTGCCCCTAAGGCTGCTGAAAAGACCCTGCCGGCCGCGGTGACCAATCTGCCAGCCGGCGATGCCAGCAGCGTCTGCGCGCCCACCCCGAAATTGCTGAAGGGCGTTGACGGAACAGATCCGCAATTTGCCGCGGGCGGCAAGGAAATCTCCAGCAACCTGCGCAGCATCGCCGTCTCCGACTTGGCAAAGCGCATCCCGGGATCATCCTTCGCCAAACTCGATGGAACCTCGGAACGGCCGCTGACCGAGCGCATCGCAGAAGCCCAGGCGCTTGAAGCCCGCGGATCGGATGATGATGGCCAGACCGGGCGCACCAGCAAGGTCTCGACGGTTAATGGCGTCGACGACGCCCAGGTGTACTCGCTGCAGCCGCTGGGCGGCCTGGCCTCTGAAGGCAGCGCCCTGCGCAGCTACCAGGCCAAGGACGGCGACCTGGCGGGCTTGGCGACGGGCACCTGCCAGGCGCCGGCATCAACCTGGAGGTTCACCGGACTGCAAACCAGCACCGGTTCCACCAGCGTGATGAACCTGGCCAATCCGACGCATACCACGGCCCAGGTTTCCTTGCGCCTGCGCGGGCCCGAAGGCCTGATCGACACCCCGACCCTGCAGAGCATCGTGTTGGCGCCAGGGGAGAGCCGCGCTCTCGTACTTGGCGGCTACGCCCAGGATATGGACTCGGTCTCTGCCGAGGTCACCAGCCTTGGCGGCAAGATCACCGCGTCGGTGCAGCAGGCTGCCCTGCGCGGGCTGACCCCATCGGGAGTCGATCTCGTGGCAGCCAACGCCTCGGCCTCGAACACCCAGGTGATTCCCGGTGTTTGGATTGACGAGAAATCGAATTCCGATGCGCTGAGCAAGGACGATGGCACTTTGGTTCCGCAGCTGCACGTCTCGGCCACAGGTTCCTCCGGTGCCGGATACAAGGTCAAGGTGCTCGGCAAGGACGGCGAAGTAGCTGCCAGCTTCGATGACAACCTTGCCGTATCCTCCAATGCCACCGGCGTGCAGAGCCTGAAGCAGCTGGCAAGCGGCTATTACACCATCGTGGTTGAATCGGATGCTCCGGTGACCGCAGCGGTGCGCATGGTCCGCGGCAGCGATCCGAAGGACTCCTCGGATACCGCATGGGCCGCCAGTTCCAACGTGCTGGCCGGAACCCAGGCCATGCCGCTCTCGGCCAATGGGACCGGAAAATTCGCTTTGGCCGCTGTTGATTCCGACTCCACCGTGGAAGCCACCGTGGTGGGCAAAAATGGCAAGCTCAACAAGGTCAAGAAGTTGGCGATCAACGCCGGCTCCAGCATCGTCTTCGACCCGAAAACCGTTGCGGATGACGCACAGGCTGTGATTTTCTCAACCGACGCGAACACGTATATTGGACAGCTGACCCTGGGTTCTGAACGTTCTATTGCCTGGGCTGCCATGCCCCAGGCCAATGCCGGTCGCGACGGCATCGTGGTGAATATCGGCGGGTAGCCTCCCGCCACCAAGGAATAGTTTTATGGTTACCCCCTTCGGCTGGCTTGCCAGCCGAATCTCACTGGAGCGCCGCAGCTTGCGCGCGGCCAGCCTGACCGCAATGATTGCCGCCATCTTGATCATCGTTGGCGGCGGTGTCGTGCGCGTGACCGGTTCGGGCCTGGGCTGTCCCGACTGGCCGGCCTGCACCGACGGGTCGTTGGCGCCCACGGCGCAGATGGGCATTCATGCGACCATCGAATTTGCCAACCGGTTGCTCACCACGGTGCTCTGCGCTGCGGTGGGATGGGTGATCATTGCCGCTCGCCTGCAGCGCGAACCGGTGCCAGCCATTACCCGCTGGGCCTGGGTGCAGTTTTGGCTCGTGGTGCTCAACGCCGTGATCGGCGGGGTCACGGTGTGGGTGAAGCTCAATCCCTTCATGGTGGCAGGGCATTTCCTGGCTGCTACATTGCTGCTCACGGCCGCGGCCATCACCTGGGACAAGACGCAGAACCTGATAACCGGGGAGCATCCGGCCAGCACCGGCAAGCTCAAGGCCCTTGGCACCATCATGCTTGCAGCCAATGCCGTATTGGTCATCGCAGGCACCGCAGTAACCGGCTCCGGACCGCACGCCGGGGACTCGGCCGACGTGCCGCGCATGGGCTTTGACTGGCTGGGCATTACAGTTTTCCACGCCTTGGTGGCGGTGCTGGCCCTGGCAACGGTGGTGGTCATGTGGCGCACGGCGAATCAGCAACAACTAGCCAGCGTGTCCCGCAAGGCGAAAATGTATGTGCTGGTCTTCGCCGGGCAGGGCCTGATCGGCATCGTCCAGGCGCTCACGCACCTTCCCGAGCTATTGGTGGTCTGCCACCTGGTCGGTTCTGCGCTGGTCTGGATTGGCGCGATACGCCTGCTGCTGGCCAGCCATGCACCGCAGCGCTCGGCCGCCGCGGCGGCTCACTCGTAATCAGGGTCGTCGGGGAAATACGACGGGTCGATCTCGTTGATTGGCTTGACCCACAGCTGGGACACCTCGTGCACCACGCATTGATGGACCAGGTCCAGCAGCTCTCCAGGGCTGTCGGCAATCTGCTCGATGGGCAGGCGGAAAATGATGATTTTTGCTCGCTCGCTGGCGGTGGCCGCCACGGAGGACGCCAGCGGGATCCGGTCACCAACGGCCTGGGCCTGGTTGATGAGAGTGTCGCTGGGAACCGGCTCGATCAAGAAGTCGATAAGCTCAATCTTCTGCGGCCAGCGCTCGGAAAGCCGCTGGGCACTGGCCATCACTGCGTCATCGAACCGCTCTTGCCTGCCTCGGTAGGCAGGAAGATGCATCGGCAGCAACGGCCCGCGGCGCCCCCGGCCGTGGCGATTGCGCCGCGGCCCGCTGGGCTGATTCGGCACCTTGGAGTTCATCACCCCAGCCTATCGCCCCGGATGGCCTCTGGCCGCGCATCGGCCCGTAAACACCGCTAGATCCCCGGTTAGCGCCAATGGCACGAGTAGAATGGGAACCGTGGAAGGTCTTCGTCTTTGTTCTCGCCCAGCTTGCCGTGAAGCAGCTCGTGCAACCCTCACCTACGTATACGCGGATTCAACTGCTGTACTGGGTCCGCTCGCGACCTATCCGGAGCCGCACTGCTACGACCTGTGCGCGCGGCACGCCAATCGCCTGACCGTCCCCAGCGGCTGGAACCTGATTCGCGGAGCCATGCCGGATGTGCTGGAGCCCGAAGACGAACTGAATGCGCTGGTGAATGCGGTGCGCGACAAGCAGCCGGCGGCCCGCGAGCCGCGGCACGCCTCAACTTCCCCGGTGGATTCGGTGCGTGCTCGCGAAAACCGCGGCCAGCGCTTTGACTCTCGTGTGCGCCTGGCCGTTTTGCCGGATAAGGAACAGTAAGTACCGTTCCAAGAACTTTTCCCAGCACTTCGCGCCTGTGTCTTAGCCGAAACATGTTTTAGGTGTGGTAATCCGTCGCAAGAGCCTTTCGGGTGGATATGCTGAAGGCGCGTGAGCCCTTCGAGGCTTGCCAATTACCCCAAAACATCACACCATCGCGCGAATTGCAGGAGGTCTGCTCATGGCTGAGGCGGCGAAAAACCCTTCCGGAGGGCAAGGAAATGCGGGCCAGCCCGCATCGGCTGGCCCGGAAGGCGCGCCAAGTCCCAAGGCATCCCTGAGCCAAAAGGCCGAGGAGCTGGCAGCGCGTTTGGAAGCCCACAAGAACCAAGCGCAGGCTGAGGCGGCCAAGGAAAC encodes:
- a CDS encoding DUF3499 domain-containing protein, with the translated sequence MGTVEGLRLCSRPACREAARATLTYVYADSTAVLGPLATYPEPHCYDLCARHANRLTVPSGWNLIRGAMPDVLEPEDELNALVNAVRDKQPAAREPRHASTSPVDSVRARENRGQRFDSRVRLAVLPDKEQ